Proteins from a genomic interval of Chroococcidiopsis thermalis PCC 7203:
- the speA gene encoding biosynthetic arginine decarboxylase: MGADPTVEEMEPATVAQTTTELKNEKKKSLHIAPGKLSRSWTIEDSEALYRIQGWGEPYFSINAAGHITVSPKGDRGGSLDLYELVNALKQRNLGLPLLIRFSDILEDRIERLNACFAKAIARYNYPGVYRGVFPVKCNQQRHLIEDLVRFGKPHQFGLEAGSKPELMIALALLDTPGALIVCNGYKDKEYIEIAMLASRLGQTPIVVLEQVEEVDLAIEASRQLGIQPILGVRAKLSTQGMGRWGTSTGDRAKFGLTIPEIIQAVEKLRAANLLGSLQLLHFHIGSQISAINVIKDAIQEASRIYVELAMLGANMKYLDVGGGLGVDYDGSQTNFYASKNYNMQNYANDIVAELKYACAERQVSVPTLISESGRAVASHQSVLIFDVVSTSDVPFGTPEPPKEDEPPIVHHLWETYQSITNENYQEAYHDAVQFKDEAISRFNLGIMRLTERARVERIYWACCEKLMEITRHEEYVPDDLEELEKIMASIYYVNLSVFQSAPDCWAIDQLFPIMPIHRLDEEPDRRGILADLTCDSDGKIDRFIDLRDVKSVLEMHSYKPGEPYYLGMFLNGAYQEIMGNLHNLFGDTNAVHIQLTPKGYQIEHVVKGDTMTEVLGYVQYDAEDLVESIRQRSEQAMLEKQITLQESQRLLQTYEQSLSRYTYLSSPT, translated from the coding sequence ATGGGAGCAGATCCAACTGTAGAAGAAATGGAGCCAGCGACGGTTGCGCAAACCACAACCGAGCTAAAAAACGAAAAGAAGAAGTCGTTGCACATCGCTCCTGGTAAATTATCGCGTTCGTGGACGATTGAGGACAGCGAAGCGCTCTACCGCATTCAGGGATGGGGCGAACCTTATTTTTCGATTAATGCCGCTGGTCATATTACAGTTTCTCCCAAAGGCGATCGCGGTGGTTCGTTGGATTTGTACGAGTTGGTAAATGCTTTAAAACAGCGAAATTTGGGACTACCTCTGTTAATTCGCTTTTCCGATATTTTAGAAGACCGGATCGAGCGGTTGAATGCTTGTTTTGCCAAAGCGATCGCGCGTTACAACTATCCTGGTGTCTATCGTGGCGTATTTCCGGTCAAATGCAACCAACAACGCCACCTAATTGAAGATTTGGTGCGATTTGGCAAACCGCACCAGTTCGGCTTGGAAGCTGGCTCTAAACCAGAGTTAATGATTGCTTTGGCGTTGCTAGATACTCCGGGGGCGCTGATTGTTTGTAATGGCTACAAGGATAAGGAATATATCGAAATCGCCATGCTAGCCAGCCGTTTAGGACAAACACCAATCGTCGTCCTAGAGCAAGTTGAAGAAGTCGATTTGGCAATTGAAGCAAGTCGCCAGTTGGGAATTCAGCCAATTTTGGGCGTGCGGGCAAAACTCAGTACCCAAGGAATGGGACGCTGGGGAACTTCTACAGGCGATCGCGCTAAATTTGGTTTGACTATCCCCGAAATCATTCAAGCGGTAGAAAAGTTACGCGCCGCCAATCTCCTCGGTTCGCTGCAATTACTCCACTTCCACATCGGTTCCCAAATCTCCGCGATTAATGTCATCAAAGACGCGATTCAGGAAGCCAGCCGGATTTATGTAGAGTTGGCGATGCTGGGAGCAAACATGAAGTATTTGGATGTAGGTGGCGGCTTGGGTGTAGACTACGACGGCTCCCAAACTAACTTCTACGCCTCCAAAAACTACAACATGCAAAACTATGCCAATGACATCGTGGCAGAGTTGAAATATGCCTGTGCGGAACGGCAAGTTTCAGTTCCGACCCTGATCAGTGAAAGCGGACGAGCGGTTGCTTCCCATCAGTCGGTTTTGATCTTTGATGTCGTCAGTACTTCCGATGTTCCTTTCGGTACGCCAGAACCACCCAAGGAGGACGAACCGCCAATCGTCCACCACCTTTGGGAAACTTACCAATCGATTACTAACGAAAATTATCAAGAGGCGTATCACGATGCGGTGCAGTTTAAAGATGAAGCCATCAGCCGCTTTAACTTGGGAATTATGCGCCTGACAGAAAGAGCTAGGGTAGAGCGGATTTACTGGGCTTGCTGCGAGAAGCTAATGGAAATTACCCGCCATGAGGAATACGTACCCGACGATTTGGAAGAGTTAGAAAAGATCATGGCTTCCATCTACTACGTCAATCTTTCCGTATTCCAATCAGCACCGGATTGCTGGGCGATCGATCAGCTTTTCCCGATCATGCCGATCCACCGTTTAGACGAAGAACCCGATCGCCGAGGCATCTTAGCAGATTTGACCTGCGATAGCGACGGCAAGATCGATCGCTTTATCGACTTGCGAGATGTGAAATCCGTGCTAGAAATGCATTCCTACAAACCAGGAGAACCCTACTATCTGGGCATGTTCCTCAATGGTGCGTACCAAGAGATCATGGGTAATTTACATAACTTGTTTGGAGATACTAACGCCGTCCACATTCAACTAACGCCCAAAGGCTATCAGATCGAACATGTTGTTAAAGGCGACACCATGACTGAAGTTTTGGGCTACGTACAGTACGATGCTGAAGATCTGGTAGAAAGTATCCGCCAGCGCAGCGAACAAGCCATGTTAGAAAAACAAATTACCTTGCAAGAATCCCAGCGTCTCCTCCAAACCTACGAACAGAGTCTCAGCCGATATACGTATTTGTCTTCGCCAACGTAA
- a CDS encoding TerC family protein, whose product MIDEILNSPYHASIETAAVLTILIFLEAVLSADNAIALAAIAQGLENKKLERQALNLGLVVAFVLRIALILTATWVQQYWQFELLGALYLLWLVFQHFTSAEDEDHLHHGPRFQALWQAIPIIAFTDLAFSLDSVTTAIAVSQERWLVLTGATVGIITLRFMAGLFIRWLDEFTHLEDAGYITVALVGLRLMLRVANDALVPPEWLMITAIALLFLWGFSKRNVEDSPEAIVPTENKEKAEVPK is encoded by the coding sequence ATGATAGACGAAATACTAAATTCCCCATATCACGCCAGCATTGAAACCGCCGCAGTCTTAACCATTTTAATCTTTTTAGAGGCGGTACTCTCGGCTGATAATGCGATCGCTCTCGCGGCGATCGCCCAAGGACTAGAAAATAAAAAACTCGAACGTCAAGCGCTCAATCTCGGCTTAGTAGTTGCCTTCGTGCTGCGGATTGCCTTAATCTTGACAGCAACTTGGGTACAGCAATACTGGCAGTTCGAGCTATTAGGTGCGCTTTATCTACTGTGGCTAGTATTTCAACACTTTACCTCAGCAGAAGACGAAGACCACCTGCACCACGGACCTCGATTTCAAGCGCTTTGGCAAGCTATCCCCATCATTGCCTTCACAGATTTAGCATTTTCTCTCGATAGCGTCACTACAGCGATCGCAGTTTCTCAAGAACGCTGGCTGGTACTGACGGGGGCTACTGTTGGTATTATCACCCTCCGATTCATGGCAGGTTTATTCATTCGCTGGTTAGATGAATTCACCCACTTAGAAGATGCCGGATACATTACCGTTGCCTTAGTAGGATTGCGGCTGATGCTGCGGGTAGCTAACGATGCTTTAGTACCCCCAGAATGGTTAATGATAACCGCGATCGCGCTGTTATTTCTCTGGGGCTTTTCCAAACGCAATGTTGAGGACTCTCCTGAAGCGATCGTACCTACAGAAAATAAAGAAAAGGCTGAAGTACCGAAGTAG
- the devC gene encoding ABC transporter permease DevC, which produces MRTPIAWLNLVHEKTRLVVAIAGVAFAVILVFMNLGFLGSLAKSASQMYEQINADIYLRSPLALEISSTKPFAIERIYQARGVNGVERAMPLYLGYLQWRNPETRLSRAIFAFGINPNDPVFLIPELDSPANRAALLRPDTVLYDRLSRPEYGTQTIGTMTEARSRGIGRKVTIGGQYTFGGGFAADGTLIMSDQNFRRYFDPFPLNRVSLGLVKLRSDADSVAVVNELRRILPKDVEVITKADIIQRDRAYWIGATSTGFIFGMGVIVSCIVGVVIVYQILYTDVSSHLRQYATLKAMGYRSRVLCAIVIQEAIILALLGYIPGFAISLGLYDLTLRATSGGLPIAMELERAILVLLLTILMCTLSGLVSLQKVINADPAEVF; this is translated from the coding sequence ATGAGGACTCCGATCGCCTGGTTGAATTTGGTACACGAAAAAACGCGGTTAGTTGTGGCGATCGCTGGAGTTGCGTTTGCGGTCATTCTCGTATTTATGAACTTGGGTTTTTTGGGTTCTCTGGCAAAATCTGCCAGCCAAATGTACGAGCAAATTAATGCCGATATCTATCTGCGATCGCCTTTAGCTTTAGAAATTAGCAGTACCAAACCCTTTGCGATCGAGCGGATCTATCAAGCACGAGGAGTTAACGGTGTAGAAAGAGCTATGCCACTCTATTTAGGTTATCTCCAGTGGCGCAACCCCGAAACTCGCCTGAGTCGGGCGATCTTTGCCTTTGGAATCAACCCCAACGATCCAGTATTTTTAATTCCAGAATTGGATTCTCCGGCAAATCGAGCCGCGCTTCTACGTCCAGATACCGTTCTGTACGATCGCCTTTCCCGCCCCGAATACGGGACGCAAACAATTGGCACGATGACAGAAGCGCGATCGAGAGGAATTGGCAGAAAAGTCACAATTGGCGGTCAATACACCTTCGGCGGTGGATTTGCTGCTGATGGGACTTTAATTATGAGCGATCAAAACTTCCGCCGCTATTTCGATCCCTTTCCGCTCAACCGCGTCAGTTTAGGACTGGTGAAACTGCGATCAGATGCAGATAGTGTTGCAGTTGTCAACGAATTGCGGCGAATTTTGCCCAAAGATGTCGAAGTGATTACGAAAGCAGACATCATCCAGCGCGATCGCGCCTACTGGATTGGGGCAACTTCCACTGGCTTTATTTTTGGTATGGGGGTGATTGTCTCCTGTATTGTCGGTGTCGTCATCGTCTATCAAATCCTCTACACCGACGTTTCCAGCCACTTACGGCAATATGCCACCCTCAAAGCAATGGGTTATCGCAGCCGAGTTTTATGCGCGATCGTCATTCAAGAAGCAATTATTCTTGCCCTTCTAGGTTACATTCCAGGCTTCGCTATCTCCCTCGGTCTATACGATCTCACCCTCAGAGCCACTAGTGGAGGTCTACCAATTGCAATGGAACTCGAACGCGCTATTCTCGTGCTGCTACTAACGATCCTCATGTGTACCCTCTCCGGCTTGGTCTCCTTGCAAAAAGTCATCAACGCCGATCCTGCTGAAGTCTTTTAA
- a CDS encoding HlyD family efflux transporter periplasmic adaptor subunit: protein MIFKELKPRRGWIIGVTAGAIAIGLIGIGVTQLRNSEQNKPTASQTPAPLPQKVTVVALGRLEPQGEAIRVSGPSGERIGKLLVSRGDLVKVGAVIAYLESYDERLAERNYAASQLAEARERLKASTAYAQAQIQEAQTRIQQVNRPGTFEVEAQRATVRQIEAELALAQTDLQRNQNLYQEGAIAKQELDRQVSQTRSLQEQLNNAKASLIRLENAVKANLGNAEAQLKSEQANLPLSQVQVAARSAAQNLKLAEARLQRTIIRAPRTGRILRVFAYPGEAIANDGIVEMGDTRRMYAVAEVYESDVGLVKVGQKATITSRNGAFAKPITGEVSEIGWQIFKNNVLDDDPAANADARVVEVRVLLDDSQTVAALTNLQVDVKIDVK from the coding sequence ATGATTTTCAAGGAGTTAAAGCCCAGACGGGGTTGGATTATAGGTGTGACTGCGGGGGCGATCGCGATCGGTTTAATTGGAATCGGAGTCACTCAGTTGAGAAATTCCGAGCAAAACAAACCAACAGCATCTCAGACTCCTGCACCTCTACCTCAAAAGGTAACAGTTGTTGCCCTTGGACGACTAGAACCACAAGGGGAAGCAATTCGCGTTAGCGGTCCGAGTGGCGAGCGAATTGGCAAATTACTAGTTTCGCGGGGCGATTTGGTCAAGGTAGGGGCAGTTATTGCTTATTTAGAAAGTTACGATGAGAGGCTGGCGGAAAGAAATTATGCTGCTAGTCAATTAGCTGAAGCGCGGGAGAGACTAAAAGCATCAACTGCATACGCTCAAGCCCAAATCCAAGAAGCTCAAACGCGAATTCAACAGGTCAATCGCCCCGGAACTTTTGAGGTAGAGGCGCAAAGAGCAACTGTTAGGCAGATAGAAGCAGAGTTAGCTTTAGCACAAACTGACTTACAACGCAACCAAAACCTTTATCAAGAAGGCGCGATCGCCAAGCAAGAATTAGATCGGCAAGTCAGTCAGACACGCAGCTTGCAGGAACAACTCAACAACGCCAAAGCCTCCTTGATTCGGCTGGAAAATGCCGTGAAAGCGAATTTGGGCAATGCAGAAGCTCAACTGAAGTCAGAGCAAGCAAATTTACCGTTATCTCAAGTCCAAGTTGCAGCGAGATCGGCAGCACAAAATTTGAAATTAGCCGAAGCGCGTTTGCAGCGAACAATTATCCGCGCCCCCAGAACTGGCAGAATTTTACGGGTTTTTGCCTATCCTGGGGAGGCGATCGCCAATGATGGGATTGTAGAAATGGGCGATACGCGCCGGATGTATGCTGTAGCTGAGGTGTATGAATCTGATGTGGGGTTGGTAAAAGTCGGGCAGAAGGCAACGATTACCAGTCGTAACGGTGCTTTCGCTAAACCCATAACCGGAGAAGTTTCGGAAATTGGCTGGCAGATCTTTAAAAATAACGTTCTCGATGACGATCCGGCGGCTAATGCCGATGCACGGGTAGTAGAAGTGAGAGTGCTTTTGGATGATAGTCAAACAGTAGCAGCTCTGACCAATTTACAGGTAGATGTGAAAATTGACGTGAAATGA
- the acs gene encoding acetate--CoA ligase, which yields MSQITIESILQEKRLFQPPAEFSQKAHIKSFDEYEELYNKAKANPQQFWAELAEKELHWFQKWDTVLDWQPPFAKWFVGGKINISYNCLDRHLTTWRKNKAALIWEGEPGDSRTLTYAQLHREVCKFANALKQLGVKKGDLVGIYMPMIPEAAIAMLACARIGAPHSVVFGGFSAEALRDRLNDAQAKLVVTADGGWRKDAIVPLKDQVDKALADNAVSTVENVLVVKRTAQQVHMEAGRDRWWHDLEKGISADCPAEPMDSEDMLFVLYTSGSTGKPKGVVHTTAGYNLYTHMTTKWIFDLQDTDVYWCTADVGWITGHSYIVYGPLSNGATTLMYEGAPRSSNPGCMWDVIEKYGVNIFYTAPTAIRAFIRMGEDLPKARNLSSLRLLGTVGEPINPEAWMWYHRVIGGERCPIVDTWWQTETGGIMITPLPGAIPTKPGSATRPFPGILADVVDLEGNPVGDYNGGYLVVRHPWPGMMRTVYNDPDRFRRTYWEHIPPKDGQYIYFAGDGARRDENGYYWVMGRVDDVINVAGHRLGTMEVESALVSHPAVAEAAVVSKPDEVKGEEIVAFVTLEGTITPSEALNKELKQHVVNEIGAIARPGEIRFTDSLPKTRSGKIMRRLLRSLAAGEEVSGDTSTLEDRSVLDKLREGA from the coding sequence ATGTCACAAATCACGATTGAATCCATCCTGCAAGAAAAGCGTTTATTTCAACCACCAGCAGAATTTTCACAAAAAGCACACATCAAAAGTTTTGACGAATACGAAGAACTCTATAACAAAGCCAAAGCCAATCCACAGCAATTTTGGGCAGAACTAGCGGAAAAAGAATTGCATTGGTTCCAAAAATGGGACACGGTGTTAGATTGGCAACCGCCGTTTGCGAAATGGTTTGTCGGTGGCAAAATAAATATTTCTTACAATTGTCTCGATCGCCACCTTACCACTTGGCGTAAGAACAAAGCTGCTTTGATCTGGGAAGGCGAACCAGGCGATTCTCGTACCCTTACCTACGCGCAACTGCATCGGGAAGTCTGTAAATTTGCCAATGCCCTCAAACAGTTAGGGGTAAAAAAAGGCGATCTTGTCGGAATTTATATGCCGATGATACCCGAAGCCGCGATCGCCATGTTAGCCTGTGCCAGAATTGGCGCACCTCACAGCGTCGTCTTTGGTGGTTTCAGCGCCGAAGCCTTGCGCGATCGCCTGAATGACGCTCAAGCTAAGTTAGTCGTGACAGCCGATGGCGGTTGGCGTAAAGATGCGATCGTTCCGCTTAAAGATCAAGTTGATAAAGCTTTAGCTGATAATGCCGTCTCTACAGTCGAAAACGTCCTCGTTGTCAAGCGTACGGCACAACAAGTTCACATGGAAGCAGGGCGCGATCGTTGGTGGCACGATTTAGAAAAAGGCATATCGGCAGATTGTCCCGCCGAACCGATGGACAGCGAGGATATGTTGTTTGTCCTCTATACTTCCGGTAGCACGGGTAAACCTAAAGGTGTCGTACACACGACAGCAGGTTACAACCTCTACACCCACATGACGACTAAGTGGATTTTCGACCTGCAAGATACTGATGTCTACTGGTGTACGGCTGATGTAGGTTGGATTACCGGACATAGTTACATCGTCTACGGTCCCCTATCTAACGGTGCAACTACGCTAATGTATGAAGGTGCGCCGCGTTCGTCTAATCCTGGGTGTATGTGGGACGTAATTGAAAAATACGGCGTGAATATTTTCTACACTGCACCTACGGCGATTCGCGCTTTTATTAGAATGGGCGAAGACTTGCCCAAAGCCAGAAATCTCTCTTCCCTACGCTTACTGGGAACGGTAGGCGAACCGATTAACCCCGAAGCTTGGATGTGGTATCACCGCGTTATTGGGGGAGAACGCTGTCCGATTGTCGATACTTGGTGGCAAACGGAAACAGGGGGTATTATGATTACACCCTTACCAGGGGCAATTCCTACTAAACCTGGTTCGGCAACTCGTCCTTTCCCTGGTATTTTGGCTGATGTCGTAGATTTAGAAGGCAACCCCGTCGGCGATTATAACGGTGGCTATTTAGTCGTGCGTCACCCTTGGCCTGGAATGATGCGGACAGTGTACAACGATCCCGACCGCTTCCGTCGTACCTATTGGGAACACATCCCCCCCAAAGATGGACAGTACATCTACTTTGCTGGAGATGGAGCGAGACGGGATGAAAATGGTTATTACTGGGTGATGGGTCGCGTCGATGACGTGATTAACGTAGCCGGACACCGTTTAGGGACGATGGAAGTTGAGTCAGCCTTGGTGTCTCATCCAGCGGTAGCTGAAGCCGCTGTCGTGAGTAAGCCAGATGAGGTGAAAGGAGAAGAAATCGTTGCCTTTGTCACCCTAGAAGGGACGATAACACCCAGCGAGGCGTTGAACAAGGAACTCAAGCAGCACGTCGTGAATGAAATTGGGGCGATCGCGCGTCCTGGCGAAATCCGGTTTACCGACTCTTTACCCAAAACCCGTTCGGGGAAAATCATGCGGCGGTTACTCCGTTCTCTAGCCGCAGGTGAAGAAGTTTCTGGGGATACTTCTACTCTCGAAGATCGTAGCGTGTTGGATAAGTTAAGGGAAGGCGCTTAG
- a CDS encoding ATP-binding cassette domain-containing protein, giving the protein MTDKFAVIIRRLNYYFGQGDLRTQVLSDINLDLPKGQIVIMTGPSGSGKTTLLSLIGALRSAHEGNLLVLEKELVGLNKSQLVEIRRNIGFIFQAHNLFESLTASQNVEMAVELTNNWREKRKLAVEMLSQLGLANRVDYKPNALSGGQKQRVAIARALVNQPQLILADEPTAALDKKSGREVVTLMQKLAKEQGCTILIVTHDNSILDVADRIINLVEGRLESDENLENFVSHRDPKSLDRRMFS; this is encoded by the coding sequence ATGACAGATAAATTTGCTGTTATAATTCGCCGACTCAATTATTATTTTGGGCAGGGCGATTTACGTACCCAGGTATTGTCCGACATCAATCTCGATTTACCCAAGGGACAAATCGTGATTATGACTGGTCCATCGGGTTCGGGGAAAACAACTCTTTTGAGTTTAATTGGAGCCTTGCGATCGGCTCATGAAGGGAATTTATTAGTATTAGAAAAAGAATTAGTCGGACTCAACAAATCTCAATTGGTAGAAATACGACGGAATATTGGCTTTATCTTCCAAGCACACAATTTATTTGAATCTCTGACTGCCTCGCAAAATGTAGAAATGGCTGTGGAATTAACAAATAACTGGCGAGAAAAGCGCAAATTAGCAGTAGAGATGTTGAGTCAATTGGGTTTAGCTAACCGCGTCGATTATAAACCCAATGCCCTATCGGGAGGACAAAAACAAAGAGTCGCGATCGCCCGTGCTTTAGTCAATCAACCGCAACTAATTTTAGCAGACGAACCCACTGCTGCTTTAGATAAAAAGTCGGGGCGCGAAGTCGTGACATTAATGCAAAAACTAGCTAAAGAGCAAGGGTGTACGATTTTAATTGTCACTCACGACAATAGTATTTTAGATGTTGCCGATCGCATTATCAACTTAGTCGAAGGTCGCCTGGAATCAGACGAAAATTTAGAGAATTTTGTCTCCCATCGCGATCCGAAAAGCCTCGATCGGAGAATGTTTAGTTGA
- a CDS encoding sugar phosphate nucleotidyltransferase, translated as MKAMILAAGKGTRVRPITYTIPKPLIPILQKPVMEFLLELLRQHGFDQIMVNVSHLANEIENYFRDGQRFGVQLAYSFEGKIVDGVLVGEAVGSAGGMRRIQDFTPFFDDTFVVLCGDALIDLDLTAAVKWHREKGSIATVIMKSVPREEVPSYGIVVTDEDGRVRTFQEKPKVEEALSTNISTGIYIFEPEIFNYIPPGENFDIGSQLFPKLVEKNAPFYGLVMDFEWVDIGKVPDYWQAIRGVLQGEIKNVQIPGHEVRPGIYTGLSVAVNWDKVDITGPVYIGGMTRIEDGAKIVGPTMIGPNCYICGGATVDNSVIFEYSRLGPGVRLVDKLVYGRYCVDKTGAMIDVQAAALDWLITDTRVETPSQPAIERQAIAELLGIEAS; from the coding sequence ATGAAAGCCATGATTCTGGCAGCGGGTAAGGGTACGAGAGTCCGCCCCATTACCTACACTATCCCCAAACCGCTCATTCCCATCCTGCAAAAGCCAGTGATGGAGTTTCTCCTTGAACTATTGCGCCAACATGGTTTTGACCAAATTATGGTCAACGTCAGCCATCTAGCCAACGAAATCGAGAACTATTTCCGCGACGGACAGCGCTTTGGCGTACAGCTTGCCTATTCTTTTGAAGGGAAAATTGTCGATGGCGTTCTCGTTGGAGAAGCGGTAGGATCTGCGGGAGGAATGCGACGAATTCAGGACTTCACGCCGTTTTTTGACGACACGTTTGTCGTATTGTGTGGCGACGCGCTAATTGACTTAGATTTAACGGCAGCGGTGAAATGGCATAGAGAAAAAGGTTCTATTGCTACAGTCATCATGAAATCTGTTCCCCGCGAAGAAGTCCCTAGCTACGGGATTGTGGTGACAGATGAAGACGGAAGAGTCAGAACCTTCCAAGAAAAGCCAAAAGTTGAAGAAGCTCTGAGTACTAACATTAGTACGGGAATTTATATATTTGAGCCGGAAATATTTAATTACATTCCACCTGGAGAAAATTTTGATATTGGTAGTCAACTATTTCCCAAACTAGTAGAAAAAAATGCGCCCTTCTACGGCTTGGTAATGGATTTTGAATGGGTGGATATCGGTAAGGTTCCCGACTACTGGCAAGCCATTCGCGGCGTACTCCAAGGTGAAATTAAAAACGTCCAAATTCCAGGACATGAAGTTCGTCCCGGGATCTATACTGGTCTGAGCGTTGCTGTGAACTGGGACAAAGTGGATATCACAGGTCCCGTTTATATTGGTGGCATGACGCGGATTGAAGACGGTGCGAAAATAGTTGGTCCTACCATGATCGGTCCCAACTGCTATATTTGTGGCGGCGCTACGGTTGACAATAGCGTCATCTTCGAGTACTCCCGTTTAGGACCGGGAGTTCGCCTCGTCGATAAGCTCGTCTACGGACGCTATTGCGTCGATAAAACGGGAGCCATGATTGATGTCCAAGCTGCTGCCTTAGACTGGTTGATTACGGATACCCGCGTCGAAACGCCATCCCAGCCTGCAATTGAAAGACAGGCGATCGCTGAACTACTAGGAATTGAGGCTAGTTAA
- the ndk gene encoding nucleoside-diphosphate kinase, translated as MERTFLAIKPDGVQRSLVGEIIRRFEAKGFTLVGMKFMKVSRELAEQHYGVHRERPFFQGLVEFITSGPVVAMVWEGDGVIASARKMIGATNPLTAEPGTIRGDYGVNIGRNIIHGSDAPETAQQEVSLWFKEEELASWEPSLTPWIKE; from the coding sequence GTGGAACGCACATTTTTAGCAATTAAGCCTGATGGCGTACAACGAAGTTTAGTCGGTGAAATTATTCGTCGTTTTGAAGCTAAAGGCTTTACCCTGGTTGGGATGAAGTTTATGAAAGTCAGCCGCGAACTTGCCGAGCAGCATTATGGCGTTCACCGAGAAAGACCTTTTTTCCAAGGTTTAGTCGAGTTTATCACTTCGGGTCCCGTCGTAGCGATGGTTTGGGAAGGCGATGGAGTTATTGCTTCAGCGCGGAAGATGATCGGTGCTACTAACCCCCTAACAGCAGAACCAGGAACAATTCGGGGCGACTATGGCGTTAACATTGGGCGTAACATCATTCATGGCTCCGATGCACCGGAGACTGCCCAACAGGAAGTTAGCCTCTGGTTTAAGGAAGAAGAACTAGCGAGTTGGGAACCTAGCTTGACTCCGTGGATTAAGGAGTAG
- the devC gene encoding ABC transporter permease DevC yields MLPPRHTPLAWFNLTHEKRRLLTAVAGVSFAVLLMFIFQGFENALYDSQVQLLKRLNGEILIVNRLKYNMFVPEQFARRRLYQAQNFEGVVAAYPFYTTTGDWKNSETKTIRPLRVIAFNPDDPVLPLPGILQNREALKLPWTALIDDQSRSEVGPIAPGTITELSEQQIRLVGTFSLGTDFASGNGNVVISDQNFLRYFANLAPEEDSRTLNTVDIGLLKVAENADVDAIASALRQQLPQDVAVWTKAEFVQKELSYWQENTAIGFVFSLLTTMGFFVGIILVYQILYTDVAEHWAEYATLKAIGYSNFHLLGIVLQESVILVFFGFVPGFFISLGLYSLTASSTGLLMQMTWERAINILIATFIMCLISGAIAVRKVQATDPAEVFGS; encoded by the coding sequence ATGCTTCCCCCCCGTCACACTCCTTTGGCTTGGTTCAATTTGACTCATGAAAAGCGCCGCTTGCTGACCGCCGTTGCAGGGGTGTCTTTTGCCGTGTTGTTGATGTTTATCTTTCAAGGGTTTGAAAATGCTTTGTACGACAGCCAAGTACAACTGCTAAAACGGCTCAATGGAGAAATTCTGATCGTCAATCGGCTCAAGTACAATATGTTCGTACCAGAGCAATTTGCCCGCAGACGACTTTACCAAGCACAAAATTTTGAGGGTGTAGTTGCTGCCTATCCTTTTTATACAACTACAGGCGATTGGAAAAATTCTGAAACGAAAACCATCCGACCATTGCGAGTCATTGCTTTCAATCCTGATGACCCTGTATTACCTCTGCCTGGAATTTTACAAAATCGGGAGGCGTTGAAGCTACCTTGGACGGCACTCATTGACGACCAATCGCGATCGGAGGTGGGACCAATTGCGCCAGGTACAATTACCGAACTTTCGGAACAGCAAATTCGGTTGGTAGGAACTTTCAGTTTGGGAACTGACTTTGCTTCGGGAAATGGCAATGTTGTTATCAGCGACCAAAATTTCTTACGCTATTTTGCTAATTTGGCTCCAGAGGAAGACAGTCGCACGCTCAATACTGTCGATATTGGACTGTTAAAAGTGGCGGAAAATGCCGATGTCGATGCGATCGCATCTGCACTGCGCCAGCAACTACCGCAAGATGTCGCCGTGTGGACGAAAGCCGAGTTCGTGCAAAAAGAATTAAGCTACTGGCAAGAAAACACGGCAATTGGCTTTGTGTTTTCTTTGCTAACAACGATGGGTTTTTTTGTCGGGATTATTTTGGTTTATCAAATTTTGTATACGGATGTAGCAGAACATTGGGCAGAATATGCCACGCTCAAAGCGATCGGTTATTCTAATTTTCACCTGCTAGGAATCGTGTTGCAGGAATCGGTGATTCTCGTGTTTTTTGGTTTTGTTCCAGGATTTTTTATCAGTTTGGGACTATATAGTTTGACAGCTAGTTCTACAGGTTTGTTAATGCAAATGACTTGGGAACGAGCAATTAATATTCTGATTGCTACCTTTATTATGTGTTTGATATCGGGCGCGATCGCCGTGCGTAAAGTTCAAGCGACAGATCCGGCGGAGGTATTTGGTTCGTGA